The genomic window GCTGATGCCAGATCCAACCACCTTTGTATTGGACCCATTCACCGAAGAAACCACTGCACTGATCCGCTGTGACATTCTCGAGCCAGGCACAATGACAGGTTACGACCGTGACCCACGTTCTATCGCTAAAAAAGCGGAAGAATACCTACGCTCTACCGGTATCGCTGACACTGTATTGATTGGCCCAGAACCCGAATTCTTCCTATTTGACGATGTCCGTTTCGGTACTGACATGTCAGGTTGTTTCGTTAAGATCGACGCTAAAGAAGCGGCTTGGAACTCAGGCACTAGCTACGAAGGCGGTAACACAGGTCACCGTCCATTCGTGAAAGGCGGTTACTTCCCAGTTGCACCCGTTGACTCATCACAGGACCTACGTAGCGCTATGTGTTTAGTGCTCGAAGAAATGGGCCAAGTGGTTGAAGCGCATCACCATGAAGTGGCAACGGCTGGTCAAAACGAAATCGCCACTCGCTTCAACACCCTGACTAAAAAAGCGGACGAAATCCAAATTCTGAAGTACGTAGTGCACAACATGGCACACGCCTACGGCAAGACAGCGACTTTCATGCCTAAGCCAATCGTTGGCGACAACGGTAGCGGCATGCACGTTCACCAATCTTTATCTAAAGATGGCGTTAACCTGTTCGCAGGTGACAAATACGCTGGCCTGAGTGAAACCGCTCTGTACTATATCGGTGGTATCATCAAGCACGCCCGCGCGCTGAACGCTTTCACTAACCCAAGCACTAACTCTTACAAGCGTTTAGTACCACATTTTGAAGCACCTGTTATGTTGGCTTACTCTGCCCGTAACCGCTCTGCATCAATCCGTATTCCAGTGGTACCAAGCCCTAAAGGCCGTCGTATCGAAGCGCGTTTCCCAGATCCACATGCAAACCCATACTTAGGTTTTGCTGCGCTATTAATGGCTGGTCTTGACGGTATCCAAAACAAGATCCACCCAGGCGAAGCGATGGACAAAGACTTGTACGATCTGCCAGCGGAAGAAGCGGCTGAAATCCCACAAGTGGCCACTTCATTAGAAAACGCCCTTGAACATCTGCAAGCTGACCACGAGTTCTTAACTCGTGGTGGTGTGTTCAGTGAAGATTTCATCCAATCTTATATCGTACTGAAAACGGCTGAAGCCGAGCGTGTAGCACGTACAACTCACCCACTAGAGTTTGAAATGTACTACAGCCTGTAAGCTTTACCCGTAAATAATCAAGCCCCGAATCATCGGGGCTTTTTTATGCCTTATACATCTTTATTGTCATCGTTTCCCCAGTGACTCACTACCTTTTAGTTTCATCAGTGTCACGCTAAGACACTGAACCAAAGATAGTTTTTAGCTAACCGCGACCACCATGTCCATTACCACATCGATGAGTCGTTGCTTGTCCTCCTTCCTTTATGGTAACGGAACCTGCATCCTTAAATAGGCTAAATTGACTCTGATTAATATCGTCTTGAGCGGGATTATCCAAATGACCTAGGCAGGTATAGCCGACACGATAGTCACCCACAGGTAGATGCCCTATAGCAAAGGACCAGTCGCCATTCCTGTCTTGGTGGATTGGAGAAACGGCAACAGGTGAGAATTTTCCATCGGTTTTATCAGGGCGTATATCTGCCATCTGCTCAATGTTGGTGGCATTGCTTGGGTAAAGATAAGCCATATGATAAAACTGACCGCTAACTGGCGCTTTAGCTGCGTGAGTTATTTCGCAGTCTGCGATCCATTGCGAGTCCATTTCGCCATTCAGGTGACCCATATATCGATCATCGACCGAGTAGATCCCACTATGACTAAGCTGGTATTGGTTATTGCTAAAGTGCATTGATCGATACAGATCTATCTCCATGGTAAGAGACAAATTGTCGTGCTCATTGAGAACAAAATCATGCAGCGGAAGGTGGCCGTCTTCAACCATTAATGGCAATCGTCCATGGCCATTTTCAATCGCACAACCATCCGCTTCATCACCATTGACTAAAGTAAAGTGCACATCATGGTAATGACCTGCGGGTAATTGTAAGTCGCTAATCACTCTACGACTTGTCATGCCCTGATAATCGAGCAGGTTAAATCTATGCAACCCCATTTTATAGGTATGTACTTTGTTATGTTCATCGGTCATTACCAGTTGATCGAGTACCAAATCGACCTTACTGATCTCGCTCATCGGAGAGTCTGAAATTGCAATATTAACAGTACCGAATTTAGTGTCTGCGATGGGGTCGTTTGAACTATCTGAACCGCCACAAGCGCTAAGGAGTATTGTTGGTATTAGTAGTGGAAGTAGACTTATATGGCGCATCTTATTCACCCTCATCAATATTAACCAGAATTTAACCAAACATTAACCAAATGCAGGGCGCATCTTACTTCCGATCAGAATCATTTTACTGGGGTGATATCACAAAATTTAATCAACTCTCCTATTTGCTAATTTTTATCACTCATATCCTTGTTTTGTTGCACGAGTTAAGCGTTATCTAATTAATTTTCTATTCAATTAAATATTTATATCAATAACCTGTCACAGTGATTTTATTATCATGATTTAGCTCAATTTCAATAACTGCCGCTATTACCACACCCAAATCATCATAGCGACACACTCTTTATAAACAGAAAAGTTCACTATGAGCAACTGAATTGCAAAATAGTAATCATGGCCGATTTTAAAAAGATCGCCCGGCAAGGGGGCAGCATAAAAATCTCCTTGTTTAATGCTTATCCAAAACATAGTCGCTATTAACAACTAGGTTATTGAGGTTAGTTATATCTCGTTACTGTTGCTGAATATTTGACAGGTATAATCATATGGTTAGAATGCCGACTTGTTAAAACCGAATGCATCGGCGTCGAATAAAATCCGCTCTGGTTTCACACCGCTAAGGCTCGAAGTTGATCAAGCGAGTAGGTTACACCGAAAGCAATGCCGTTTTTCACATATAAACAGTCACATATAAACAATGGAGTGGTTATGATGCGTTGGTTGGTTTGGTTGGTCGTGTGTTGGTCTCTCACGGGATGTGCGACGATAACATCGAGGATGGGAGAAGATTCAACTTGGGGTCACTCTTTCTCCAGTGTTCAAACGGCTGTCGATAATGGCGAGGAGTGTATGATTCTTTCCGCGTTTTCTGCCCCGCCCTTGCTGCTGTTTACCGTCCCGCTGACACTCGTTGATATGGGCAGTTCACTCATCGTCGATACCGTGATGCTACCCGTTGATTTAGCGATCACGCCCAGTAATCCCGAGCTCCATACCCCGCGACCTATGGTCTGCCGCTATGACTACAAGATTTAAGGATGAGGCACCCAACCGAGTACCTCACCCCTAAACACAGCCACCAGTAAGGCGTTGAGTTAAAACGACATATGGGAGCATTATGGTCGCGGTTAGCATCCAGTTCGTGGCAATTAAACAGTATAGTTCTAGTAAGCCATGCTGAATCCGTTATCGATTGGCTTTTATCACCGCCAATAACTGTTGAATATCGGCCTTATCGTTATAGATATGCGGCGATACTCGGATCCCCATACTGCGGGCATCGACGCTGATATTCGCCTTAGCAAGGGCGGCCATCACTTGCCCTTGATGCTCGCCAAACTGCAATATCAAAGTACCACTGCGCTTATCCGATTCCCGGGGCGACACTAGCTCTTGATCTAACTCATCCATAATTAAATCAAGCAGTAACTGATTGCACTTACGCAGCTGCTCTGAGCCAATATCGGCAAAGTAATGCATGCTGTGGGCGGCAATGGCATAGGGTGCGATAGAAGGCGTCCCCCCCCAAAAGCGCAGCGCCGTTGGATGATAACGAAAATCGTGGATATCGAACTCGAAGGGATTTTCATGGCTAAACCAGCCCACATCCTTAGGTTGGCAACTCTGCAAGATGTTAGGATTCACCCACAGATAGGCGGCGCCAGGGCCAGCACAGAGCCATTTGACACTCGAGCCGATGAGGAAATCAGGCTGTAACTGGGCCAAATTTAGCGGAATAATCCCCGCCGATTGCGCCACATCCACCAAGCTTAAACAACCTCGCTCCCGTGCCAGCGTGAAAATCTGTGCCAGTGGCGCCTGTTGCCCAGTGTTGGAATAGGCATGGCTGACAAACACCAGATCCACATCGGCACTCATATGGCTAGCCCACACATTAGGATCGGTAATGTCTAAGCCCTTAGGAATAAAGCGCACCTCGCAACTGCTTGGCAACGCTTTTTTAAGGGCAAATCCCATGCTGGGGAAATCTTGCTCACTCATCAATACAACCGCGTGTTCACGGTTTAATCGGTCGAGCGACATCACGATTTTAGTGAGTGCACTAGAGAGATTCACCTGAGGGCAAAAATCCTGTTGCTGGCCATTAAACAGCTTAGATAGGGCGAAGGTAAAATCATCAATCACAGCCAACCATTGGCCCCAAGGTTCGCGTCCAGAGTCCTGCCAAGGAGCAAAAAAAGCCTCCTTAAACACTTGTTCTGTCGATTTAAGCGGCCGGCCAACGGAGTGATTCAACAGATATCCCGGGCCTGAGAGGCAAAAATCCTTTTTAAAATCGCT from Shewanella putrefaciens includes these protein-coding regions:
- a CDS encoding DUF4382 domain-containing protein, which produces MSEISKVDLVLDQLVMTDEHNKVHTYKMGLHRFNLLDYQGMTSRRVISDLQLPAGHYHDVHFTLVNGDEADGCAIENGHGRLPLMVEDGHLPLHDFVLNEHDNLSLTMEIDLYRSMHFSNNQYQLSHSGIYSVDDRYMGHLNGEMDSQWIADCEITHAAKAPVSGQFYHMAYLYPSNATNIEQMADIRPDKTDGKFSPVAVSPIHQDRNGDWSFAIGHLPVGDYRVGYTCLGHLDNPAQDDINQSQFSLFKDAGSVTIKEGGQATTHRCGNGHGGRG
- a CDS encoding YceK/YidQ family lipoprotein, which codes for MILSAFSAPPLLLFTVPLTLVDMGSSLIVDTVMLPVDLAITPSNPELHTPRPMVCRYDYKI
- a CDS encoding aminotransferase class V-fold PLP-dependent enzyme, giving the protein MFSDFKKDFCLSGPGYLLNHSVGRPLKSTEQVFKEAFFAPWQDSGREPWGQWLAVIDDFTFALSKLFNGQQQDFCPQVNLSSALTKIVMSLDRLNREHAVVLMSEQDFPSMGFALKKALPSSCEVRFIPKGLDITDPNVWASHMSADVDLVFVSHAYSNTGQQAPLAQIFTLARERGCLSLVDVAQSAGIIPLNLAQLQPDFLIGSSVKWLCAGPGAAYLWVNPNILQSCQPKDVGWFSHENPFEFDIHDFRYHPTALRFWGGTPSIAPYAIAAHSMHYFADIGSEQLRKCNQLLLDLIMDELDQELVSPRESDKRSGTLILQFGEHQGQVMAALAKANISVDARSMGIRVSPHIYNDKADIQQLLAVIKANR
- the glnA gene encoding glutamate--ammonia ligase; its protein translation is MSVESVLKQLEELEVKFVDLRFTDTKGKEQHVSIPSHQVDADFFEDGKMFDGSSIAGWKGINESDMVLMPDPTTFVLDPFTEETTALIRCDILEPGTMTGYDRDPRSIAKKAEEYLRSTGIADTVLIGPEPEFFLFDDVRFGTDMSGCFVKIDAKEAAWNSGTSYEGGNTGHRPFVKGGYFPVAPVDSSQDLRSAMCLVLEEMGQVVEAHHHEVATAGQNEIATRFNTLTKKADEIQILKYVVHNMAHAYGKTATFMPKPIVGDNGSGMHVHQSLSKDGVNLFAGDKYAGLSETALYYIGGIIKHARALNAFTNPSTNSYKRLVPHFEAPVMLAYSARNRSASIRIPVVPSPKGRRIEARFPDPHANPYLGFAALLMAGLDGIQNKIHPGEAMDKDLYDLPAEEAAEIPQVATSLENALEHLQADHEFLTRGGVFSEDFIQSYIVLKTAEAERVARTTHPLEFEMYYSL